A genomic stretch from Desulfotignum balticum DSM 7044 includes:
- the rfaE2 gene encoding D-glycero-beta-D-manno-heptose 1-phosphate adenylyltransferase — protein sequence MIPFAKKIVTFSDIAVIAERLRGEGKTIVFTNGCFDLVHAGHVTYLSAAAELGDVLILGLNSDVSVKTIKGEKRPVIHQDQRAIVVAALQMVDYVVLFDAPDPLTLIERVCPDVLVKGADWAEHAIVGADVVKAKGGRVARIDLAPGISTTTIIQRIGALYGRETR from the coding sequence ATGATACCATTTGCAAAAAAAATTGTCACGTTTTCAGATATCGCTGTCATCGCTGAACGTCTTCGTGGGGAGGGGAAAACCATTGTCTTTACCAATGGATGCTTTGATCTGGTCCATGCCGGGCATGTCACATATCTGTCAGCCGCCGCTGAATTGGGGGATGTCCTTATTTTAGGGCTGAATTCCGATGTGTCTGTCAAAACCATCAAAGGAGAAAAGCGTCCGGTCATCCACCAGGATCAGCGGGCCATTGTGGTGGCGGCTCTTCAGATGGTGGATTATGTGGTGCTGTTCGATGCACCCGATCCGTTGACTTTGATTGAAAGGGTCTGCCCGGATGTGCTGGTGAAAGGGGCGGACTGGGCGGAACATGCCATTGTGGGCGCGGATGTCGTCAAGGCCAAAGGCGGGCGGGTGGCACGGATCGATCTGGCGCCGGGTATTTCCACCACAACCATTATCCAGCGCATCGGCGCATTGTATGGCAGGGAAACACGGTGA
- a CDS encoding response regulator: MAKSFLKNKHILAVDDEKDIIETIQEILDTATVDSATDYKTASEKIYNTRYDLAILDIMGVNGIKLLEECVQRDIPAIMLTANAMNPQALIESIKKGAISYLSKEHLSDLDTLIEEFMDAQKQGKPTWKLLFDKLGDHFDLRFGDNWKDENKDFWDEFEQHWTVSRGIQERLRHNPDIMSKGI; the protein is encoded by the coding sequence ATGGCCAAATCTTTTTTAAAAAACAAGCATATTCTGGCAGTGGATGATGAAAAAGATATCATTGAAACCATTCAGGAAATTCTGGATACAGCCACCGTGGATTCCGCCACCGATTATAAAACCGCGTCGGAAAAAATTTACAACACCCGGTATGATCTGGCGATCCTGGACATTATGGGTGTCAATGGCATCAAACTTCTGGAAGAATGCGTCCAGCGGGATATCCCGGCCATCATGCTCACGGCCAATGCCATGAATCCCCAGGCGTTGATCGAGTCCATCAAAAAAGGCGCGATTTCCTATCTGTCCAAAGAGCATTTAAGTGATCTGGACACCTTGATTGAAGAATTCATGGATGCGCAAAAACAGGGAAAGCCCACCTGGAAGCTGCTGTTTGATAAACTCGGGGATCACTTTGATCTGCGTTTCGGTGACAACTGGAAAGATGAGAACAAAGATTTCTGGGATGAATTTGAACAGCACTGGACCGTGTCCAGAGGGATTCAGGAGCGGCTGCGCCACAATCCCGACATCATGAGCAAAGGCATATAA